Proteins from a genomic interval of Syngnathoides biaculeatus isolate LvHL_M chromosome 23, ASM1980259v1, whole genome shotgun sequence:
- the tshr gene encoding thyrotropin receptor, with protein MQVIGCVLFFLHMSIASNAASCPNACDCSEWKSRTITCINIDVIPDFPASTESVWLFDSHLSSVPSDAFSNVVNLSMIRISVDVTLQRLERNSFHSLRKITHIEIRNAKNLNYIDPEAFKNLPNLKYLGFFNTGLDLLPDLSNVHSNDKYFILEIVDHPHITVIPPNSFLGITSDLLTVMLYGNGLREIQHHAFNGTKLDQVDLHRNKYLTKMDERAFAGAISGPMLLDVSQTWITSLPNSGMESLRELKAHNAWTLKKLPPIKIFKHLTTANLTYPSHCCGFKNLKKKRGFFEYMICNLTAFYNQHKRSVASLHTPSIQGMVEEIPEEPNDGSHRGDFHGTLHYHAYFGGHPDEDVGFGETLMNIQEDTNQYFDNRYDYVVCDEGEEVKCWPVPDEFNPCEDIMGFAFLRVSVWFVSLLAVVGNLVVLSVLLTSHYKLSVSRFLMCHLAFADLCMGIYLLLIASVDLHTRAEYYNHAIDWQMGPGCALAGFFTVFASELSVYTLTVITLERWYAITFAMRLDRKLHLHHAAAVMLGGWTFCFLLALLPLVGVSSYQKVSICLPMDIQSTEALVYVISVLVLNVLAFLVICACYVKIYCAVHNPESHSGCKDTKIAKRMAVLIFTDFLCMAPISFYAMSAVLDQPLITVSNSKILLVLFYPLNSCANPFLYAIFTKAFRGDVFILLSKIGLCQRQAQLFRGQTVSSKGSSGTSQVRKDKDTFRKVRVSGQKNANIHLKKSSASKYHPVVGLQANLEENQNLET; from the exons ATGCAAGTGATTGGATGTGTCCTGTTTTTCCTCCACATGAGTATTGCATCCAATGCTGCCTCCTGTCCTAATGCATGTGATTGCTCAGAGTGGAAGAGTCGGACCATCACTTGTATTAACATTGATGTGATCCCCGATTTTCCTGCTAGCACGGAGTCAGT ATGGCTTTTTGACTCACATCTGTCATCTGTGCCATCGGATGCGTTTTCCAATGTGGTGAACCTCTCAATGAT ACGTATATCAGTGGATGTGACCCTGCAAAGGCTTGAGAGGAACTCATTTCACAGCCTGAGGAAAATCACCCACAT AGAAATAAGGAACGCAAAGAATTTAAACTACATTGATCCCGAAGCCTTTAAGAATCTCCCAAACCTGAAATACTT GGGTTTTTTCAATACAGGCCTTGACCTCCTTCCTGACCTGAGCAACGTCCACTCTAATGACAAATACTTCATCCT GGAAATTGTAGATCATCCCCACATTACTGTTATCCCACCTAACTCCTTCCTTGGCATCACCAGTGATTTGCTGACAGT GATGCTGTATGGGAATGGCCTCAGGGAAATCCAACATCATGCGTTCAATGGGACCAAGCTGGATCAAGT TGATCTTCACAGGAATAAGTACTTGACCAAGATGGATGAAAGAGCTTTCGCCGGCGCCATCAGTGGGCCAATGCTTCT AGACGTATCCCAGACGTGGATCACCTCCCTGCCCAACAGCGGTATGGAGTCCCTCAGAGAGTTGAAGGCCCATAATGCCTGGACCCTCAAAAAATTGCCACCAATCAAAATCTTCAAGCACCTCACCACGGCCAATCTCACGTACCCCAGCCACTGCTGCGGCttcaaaaatctaaaaaaaaaacgagg CTTTTTCGAGTACATGATCTGCAACCTGACGGCTTTCTACAACCAGCATAAACGTTCAGTGGCGTCCCTACACACACCCTCAATCCAAGGTATGGTGGAAGAAATCCCAGAAGAACCAAACGATGGCAGTCACCGAGGCGACTTCCACGGCACCTTGCACTACCACGCCTACTTCGGGGGGCATCCGGATGAGGATGTGGGCTTTGGAGAAACCCTCATGAACATCCAGGAGGACACCAACCAATACTTTGATAATCGCTATGATTATGTGGTGTGTGATGAGGGGGAGGAGGTGAAGTGCTGGCCAGTTCCCGATGAGTTCAACCCATGTGAGGACATCATGGGTTTTGCCTTCTTAAGGGTGTCTGTGTGGTTTGTGAGCCTGCTGGCTGTTGTGGGGAACCTGGTGGTGCTCTCGGTGCTGCTCACCAGCCACTACAAGCTCTCTGTGTCGCGTTTCCTCATGTGCCACCTGGCCTTCGCCGATCTCTGCATGGGGATTTACCTGCTGCTCATCGCCTCAGTGGACCTCCACACGCGAGCTGAGTACTATAACCACGCCATTGACTGGCAGATGGGCCCCGGCTGCGCACTCGCTGGGTTCTTCACCGTGTTTGCAAGTGAGCTGTCTGTCTATACATTGACTGTGATCACGCTGGAGAGATGGTACGCCATCACGTTTGCAATGAGGCTGGATCGTAAATTGCATCTTCACCATGCCGCTGCAGTGATGCTTGGGGGCTGGACCTTCTGCTTCCTGCTAGCGCTGCTCCCACTAGTCGGAGTTAGCAGCTACCAGAAGGTTAGCATCTGTCTCCCGATGGACATCCAGTCCACCGAGGCGCTGGTCTATGTCATCTCTGTGCTAGTCCTCAATGTCCTGGCCTTTCTTGTAATCTGCGCTTGCTATGTCAAGATCTACTGCGCTGTGCACAATCCCGAATCCCACTCCGGGTGTAAGGATACAAAGATCGCGAAACGCATGGCAGTCCTCATCTTTACAGACTTTCTCTGCATGGCACCAATTTCCTTCTATGCCATGTCGGCAGTGTTAGACCAGCCACTCATCACAGTCTCCAACTCCAAGATATTGTTGGTGCTCTTTTACCCACTCAACTCGTGTGCCAACCCGTTTCTGTACGCCATCTTCACTAAAGCTTTCAGAGGGGATGTGTTCATCCTCCTCAGTAAAATTGGTCTGTGCCAGCGGCAGGCACAACTGTTCAGAGGTCAGACCGTTTCCTCTAAAGGCAGCAGTGGGACGTCCCAAGTCCGAAAAGACAAAGACACGTTTAGAAAAGTAAGAGTTTCAGGCCAAAAAAACGCAAATATTCACCTGAAGAAATCCTCCGCGAGTAAATACCATCCGGTGGTGGGCCTGCAGGCAAACCTTGAAGAGAACCAGAACCTGGAGACGTGA